In uncultured Bacteroides sp., one genomic interval encodes:
- a CDS encoding cation:proton antiporter encodes MSHLPNLIADLALILISAGITTLLFKKLKQPLVLGYIVAGFLVGPHTFLTPSVVDTANIQTWSEIGVIFLLFALGLEFSIKKILKVGGSAIIAACTIIFCMILVGITVGLGFGWKRMDCIFLGGMIAMSSTTIIYKAFDDLGLGKKKFAGLVLSILILEDILAIVLMVVLSTMAVSNTFEGSDLIASISKLVFFLVLWFVVGIFLIPGILKKTRKLMSDETLLIVSLGMCFGMVVLASQVGFSPAFGAFIMGSIFAETIEAEHIEHLVKPVKDLFGAIFFVSVGMMVDPSMIVEYALPIAVISLVVILGQTFFGTSGVLLSGQPLRTAMQCGFSLGQIGEFAFIIASLGVTLKVTSHFLYPIVVAVSVITTFITPYMIRLAEPAYVKVDRSMPRSWKRFLDRYSSGSQTVNYESDWKKLLMAMGRNIVIYSIISIAVIILSFRFVAPVFQDYLPHFWSALCGSIFTVLCISPFLRAIVVKKNHSAEFVTLWEDSHVNRGPLVSTIVLRVVIAVAFVAFVIAHFFKASVGLALGVAVILVFFMVYSRVLKKQSILIERRFIQNLRLRDMHAEYIGSKKPAYAGSLLSRDLHLTDFEIPGESVWAGKTLADLNLGKKYGVHVVSILRGKQRINIPGASVRLFPLDKIQVIGTDEQLNLFSQHMMTEDVVEENKDLEKSIMTLKQFMININSVFLGKSIRESGIRDKYKCLIVGMERDGNSLRTPDVNAPFQEGDVVWVVGEKEDVYKLVDQKS; translated from the coding sequence ATGTCACATTTACCGAATCTTATAGCAGACTTAGCACTCATTCTTATATCTGCCGGAATAACAACGTTGCTATTTAAGAAATTAAAGCAACCATTAGTCCTGGGATATATTGTTGCGGGATTCCTGGTGGGTCCTCATACATTTCTAACCCCTTCTGTTGTTGATACAGCTAATATACAAACGTGGTCGGAAATAGGCGTAATATTCCTTCTCTTTGCCCTTGGTTTGGAATTTAGTATCAAGAAAATACTGAAAGTAGGAGGATCGGCCATTATTGCTGCTTGTACAATCATCTTTTGCATGATACTGGTAGGTATAACTGTTGGTCTGGGCTTTGGCTGGAAACGTATGGACTGTATTTTCCTGGGTGGAATGATTGCAATGTCTTCTACCACCATTATATACAAAGCTTTTGATGATTTGGGATTAGGAAAGAAGAAATTTGCCGGACTTGTTCTTAGCATATTGATTCTTGAAGATATTCTTGCCATTGTTCTTATGGTAGTATTATCAACAATGGCTGTAAGTAACACTTTTGAGGGAAGTGATCTTATTGCCAGCATATCTAAACTTGTTTTCTTTCTGGTTCTTTGGTTTGTTGTGGGAATCTTCCTTATTCCCGGAATTCTGAAAAAGACTCGCAAATTAATGAGTGATGAAACATTGTTGATAGTTTCTTTGGGTATGTGTTTCGGTATGGTTGTACTTGCTTCTCAGGTAGGTTTCTCGCCTGCTTTTGGTGCATTTATAATGGGATCTATCTTTGCTGAGACTATTGAAGCAGAGCACATAGAACATTTAGTGAAACCCGTGAAAGATCTTTTTGGAGCAATATTCTTTGTTTCAGTAGGTATGATGGTAGATCCTTCAATGATTGTGGAATATGCTCTTCCAATTGCGGTAATTTCACTTGTTGTAATTCTGGGACAGACTTTTTTTGGAACCTCTGGTGTGCTTTTATCCGGACAACCATTGAGGACTGCGATGCAGTGCGGTTTCAGTTTAGGGCAGATTGGTGAGTTTGCATTTATCATTGCTTCGTTAGGCGTTACACTGAAAGTAACAAGCCATTTCTTATACCCCATTGTAGTTGCAGTGTCAGTAATCACAACTTTCATTACTCCGTATATGATTCGTCTTGCCGAACCGGCTTACGTAAAGGTTGATCGCTCAATGCCTCGTTCCTGGAAACGGTTCCTCGACCGCTATTCTTCAGGATCGCAAACAGTGAATTATGAAAGCGACTGGAAGAAACTGCTTATGGCTATGGGGCGAAACATTGTTATATATTCTATTATAAGTATTGCTGTTATTATATTGTCCTTCCGTTTTGTTGCTCCTGTATTCCAGGATTATTTACCTCACTTCTGGAGTGCATTGTGTGGCTCAATCTTTACTGTCCTTTGCATATCTCCATTTTTGAGGGCAATTGTGGTAAAGAAGAATCATTCTGCAGAATTTGTTACGCTGTGGGAAGATAGCCATGTAAACCGTGGACCGTTGGTTTCTACTATTGTTTTAAGAGTGGTAATTGCAGTTGCATTTGTTGCATTTGTTATTGCCCATTTCTTCAAAGCTTCTGTAGGATTAGCTCTTGGTGTGGCTGTAATTCTTGTCTTTTTTATGGTATATTCAAGAGTATTGAAAAAGCAGTCTATTCTTATTGAACGCAGATTTATTCAGAATCTAAGATTACGCGATATGCATGCCGAATATATAGGTAGTAAAAAACCGGCTTATGCGGGTAGTTTGCTTTCGCGAGATTTACACCTTACCGATTTTGAAATTCCGGGCGAGTCTGTCTGGGCCGGAAAAACATTGGCAGATCTCAATTTAGGTAAGAAGTATGGTGTGCATGTTGTTTCCATTCTCAGAGGAAAGCAACGCATTAATATTCCGGGAGCTTCTGTAAGACTTTTCCCTCTTGATAAGATTCAGGTTATAGGTACTGACGAACAGCTAAACTTATTTAGTCAGCATATGATGACGGAAGATGTGGTTGAAGAGAATAAGGATTTAGAAAAAAGCATCATGACTTTGAAGCAGTTTATGATTAATATTAATTCTGTCTTTCTCGGCAAATCTATTCGTGAATCGGGTATTCGGGACAAATATAAGTGTCTGATTGTGGGGATGGAACGTGACGGCAATTCTCTGAGAACGCCGGATGTGAACGCTCCTTTTCAGGAAGGAGATGTGGTATGGGTTGTGGGTGAAAAAGAGGATGTGTACAAATTGGTAGATCAAAAGAGCTAA
- the gcvT gene encoding glycine cleavage system aminomethyltransferase GcvT encodes MKTTPFTDKHISLGAKMHEFAGYNMPIEYSGIIDEHLTVCNGVGVFDVSHMGEFWVKGPNALAFLQKVTSNNVAALTIGKAQYTCFPNEEGGIVDDLLVYYYEPEKYMLVVNASNIEKDWNWCVSHNTVGAELENASDKMAQLAVQGPKAIEVLQKLTSVNLSEIPYYSFTTGEFAGYENVIISNTGYTGAGGFELYFYPDCANRIWNTIFEEGAEYGIKPIGLGARDTLRLEMGFCLYGNDLSDTTSPLEAGLGWITKFVDGKDFTNRAFLEKQKTEGVTRKLVAFEVVDKGIPRHGYELVNAEGEKIGDVTSGTISPTRKIGIGMGYVKTDYSKPGTEIFISIRGKGIKAVVVKPPFRK; translated from the coding sequence ATGAAAACCACACCATTTACTGACAAACACATTTCTTTAGGTGCAAAGATGCACGAATTTGCCGGCTATAATATGCCGATTGAATATTCCGGAATTATAGACGAACACCTTACCGTTTGCAACGGAGTAGGGGTGTTTGATGTTTCTCACATGGGAGAATTCTGGGTAAAAGGTCCCAATGCACTTGCTTTTCTGCAAAAAGTAACTTCCAATAACGTAGCTGCACTAACTATTGGTAAAGCACAATATACTTGCTTCCCAAACGAAGAAGGTGGTATTGTGGACGATTTGCTGGTATATTACTATGAACCTGAAAAATATATGTTGGTGGTTAATGCCTCTAACATAGAAAAAGACTGGAACTGGTGCGTGAGTCATAATACAGTGGGTGCAGAACTGGAAAATGCTTCCGATAAAATGGCTCAGCTTGCTGTTCAGGGACCAAAAGCCATTGAAGTTTTGCAGAAACTAACGTCTGTGAATCTGTCAGAAATTCCATATTACTCCTTTACAACGGGTGAATTTGCCGGATATGAGAATGTGATTATCTCAAATACCGGGTATACCGGTGCAGGCGGATTTGAACTTTATTTCTATCCCGACTGTGCAAATAGAATATGGAACACAATTTTTGAAGAAGGTGCTGAATATGGAATAAAGCCAATTGGTTTAGGTGCGCGCGATACACTTCGCCTTGAAATGGGATTCTGTCTTTACGGAAATGATTTGAGCGATACTACTTCACCACTGGAAGCAGGATTGGGATGGATCACTAAATTTGTAGATGGCAAGGATTTCACTAACCGTGCATTCCTTGAAAAACAAAAAACAGAAGGCGTAACCCGTAAACTGGTTGCTTTCGAAGTGGTAGATAAAGGTATTCCCCGTCATGGATATGAACTGGTAAACGCAGAAGGAGAAAAGATTGGTGACGTTACTTCCGGAACAATATCGCCAACTCGTAAGATTGGTATTGGAATGGGGTACGTAAAGACTGACTACTCTAAACCGGGAACTGAAATATTTATTAGCATCCGTGGAAAAGGAATCAAAGCTGTGGTTGTAAAACCTCCTTTCAGAAAATAA
- the pepT gene encoding peptidase T, with translation MTLVERFFKYVSFDTQSDELTGLTPSTPGQMIFAEYLKTELEAMGLEDISLDNYGYLFATLPANIDKKVPTIGFIAHMDTSPDMSGKHVSPRIVEKYDGKDILLCKEDRVILSPEMFPELLDHKGEDLIVTDGKTLLGADDKAGIAEILTAIAYLQAHPEIKHGKIRIGFNPDEEIGEGAHKFDVEKFGCDWAYTMDGGEVGELEFENFNAASAKVTFKGRNVHPGYAKHKMVNSIRIANQFISMFPRHESPEHTEGYEGFYHLIGVNGTVEQTTVSYIIRDHDRSKFENRKTEVEHLVRKINSEFGEGTATLELKDQYYNMREKIEPVMHIIDTAFAAMKAVGVEPKVRAIRGGTDGAQLSFKGLPCPNIFAGGLNFHGRYEFVPVQSMEKAAKVIIKIAELVASK, from the coding sequence ATGACTTTAGTAGAACGTTTTTTTAAATATGTCAGTTTTGACACCCAATCGGACGAGCTAACAGGGCTAACCCCAAGCACTCCGGGACAGATGATTTTCGCAGAATATCTTAAAACAGAACTCGAAGCTATGGGGCTGGAAGATATATCATTGGATAACTACGGTTATCTTTTTGCTACACTTCCTGCAAACATCGATAAGAAAGTTCCAACCATTGGATTCATTGCTCACATGGATACAAGTCCTGATATGAGTGGTAAGCACGTTAGCCCACGTATCGTTGAAAAGTATGACGGAAAAGATATTCTTCTTTGCAAGGAAGACAGAGTGATTCTTTCTCCAGAAATGTTTCCTGAACTGTTGGATCACAAAGGAGAAGACCTGATTGTAACCGACGGAAAAACTCTTCTTGGTGCAGATGATAAGGCAGGTATTGCAGAAATACTTACTGCCATTGCTTATTTGCAGGCACATCCTGAAATTAAACACGGAAAGATTCGCATTGGATTTAATCCCGACGAAGAAATTGGAGAAGGAGCGCATAAGTTTGATGTGGAGAAATTTGGTTGCGACTGGGCTTACACCATGGACGGTGGTGAAGTAGGTGAACTTGAATTTGAAAACTTCAATGCGGCTTCGGCTAAGGTTACTTTCAAAGGCCGTAATGTTCATCCGGGATATGCAAAGCATAAAATGGTTAACTCCATACGTATTGCCAATCAATTCATTTCAATGTTCCCTCGCCACGAATCTCCTGAGCACACAGAAGGTTATGAAGGTTTTTATCACCTGATTGGTGTTAACGGAACAGTGGAGCAAACTACAGTTTCTTATATAATCCGTGATCACGATCGTTCAAAATTTGAGAATCGTAAGACCGAAGTTGAACACCTGGTTCGCAAAATCAATTCAGAGTTTGGTGAAGGAACTGCAACTCTTGAATTAAAGGATCAGTATTACAATATGCGCGAAAAGATAGAACCGGTAATGCACATTATCGATACTGCCTTTGCTGCAATGAAAGCTGTAGGAGTTGAACCAAAGGTAAGAGCTATACGTGGAGGAACAGACGGTGCACAACTTTCTTTCAAAGGTTTGCCTTGTCCAAACATCTTTGCGGGAGGCTTGAATTTCCATGGCCGTTATGAATTTGTACCAGTACAGTCAATGGAAAAAGCAGCCAAAGTGATTATTAAAATTGCTGAGCTTGTAGCCAGTAAATAA
- a CDS encoding glycoside hydrolase family 2 TIM barrel-domain containing protein has protein sequence MRKLMLVLLACISALSLVKADTILNNVYARHTQSLNGSWNSIVDPFDNGYYDYRLNVSNNGFFKNQKAKSKSDLVEYNFDTAPLIKVPGDWNTQDDKLFFYEGSVWYKKDFNYTPKPGTKAFLYFGAVNYLCNVYLNGEQIGTHEGGFTPFNFDVTNKLKEGSNFVILRVNNERKPEGVPTVNSDWWNYGGITRDVLLVETPDVFVDDYLVQLPKGSYDKVEGYVQLNEKKAGVEVSVEIPELKIQKKLVTDVEGKAIFALKAKPKLWSPESPKLYDVVIRNGEDVLNDKIGFRQIETQGKSILLNGKKTFLRGISIHEEAPYRQGRVFSKEESMLLLSWAKELGCNFVRLAHYPHNEFMVRAAEEMGLMVWSEIPVYWTIHWSNPDTYKNASTQLNDMMERDKNRCGIIIWSVANETPHSDARDKFLADLAAQVRAKDNTRLLSMAMEVTGTNGNVSQVKDYMSKYVDIISFNNYLGWYGGTPEDCKTRQWDIPYDKPFFISEFGGGALQGKHGDKTERWTEEYQEELYKNTLDMYNRVDGFAGTSPWILMDFRSSRRQLNGIQDFFNRKGVISERGMKKKAFYVLQNFYKMKKEQELKH, from the coding sequence ATGAGGAAATTAATGCTGGTTTTATTAGCATGTATCTCTGCACTTTCGCTGGTGAAAGCTGATACGATACTTAATAATGTATACGCACGCCACACACAATCACTAAACGGATCCTGGAATTCCATAGTAGATCCCTTCGACAATGGGTATTATGACTATCGGCTTAATGTAAGCAACAACGGCTTTTTTAAAAATCAAAAGGCAAAATCTAAATCGGACTTGGTGGAGTATAATTTTGATACTGCTCCGCTGATCAAAGTTCCGGGCGACTGGAATACGCAAGATGATAAACTATTCTTTTACGAAGGTAGTGTTTGGTACAAGAAAGATTTTAATTATACTCCAAAACCGGGTACCAAAGCATTTCTTTACTTTGGTGCTGTGAACTATTTATGTAATGTTTATCTGAATGGCGAACAGATTGGAACTCACGAAGGCGGATTTACTCCTTTTAATTTTGATGTGACCAACAAACTTAAAGAGGGAAGTAACTTTGTGATTCTTCGTGTGAACAATGAACGTAAACCGGAAGGTGTGCCAACGGTGAATTCCGACTGGTGGAATTACGGAGGAATTACCCGCGACGTTTTGCTTGTAGAAACTCCTGATGTATTTGTAGACGATTATTTGGTTCAACTTCCCAAAGGAAGCTATGACAAGGTGGAAGGATACGTTCAGCTAAATGAAAAGAAGGCCGGGGTAGAAGTTTCTGTAGAGATTCCTGAGTTGAAGATTCAAAAGAAGCTGGTGACTGATGTTGAGGGTAAAGCGATATTTGCTTTAAAGGCTAAACCAAAATTATGGTCGCCTGAATCTCCAAAACTGTATGATGTGGTAATTCGTAACGGTGAAGATGTACTGAATGATAAGATTGGTTTCCGCCAGATAGAGACACAAGGAAAAAGTATCTTGCTAAACGGTAAGAAGACTTTCCTTAGAGGTATATCCATTCACGAAGAAGCACCTTACCGTCAGGGACGAGTTTTCTCGAAAGAGGAATCAATGCTTCTGTTAAGCTGGGCAAAAGAACTGGGATGTAATTTTGTTCGTCTGGCTCATTACCCGCACAATGAATTTATGGTTCGTGCTGCTGAAGAGATGGGGCTAATGGTTTGGAGTGAAATTCCGGTTTACTGGACTATTCACTGGAGCAATCCGGATACTTACAAGAATGCTTCCACACAATTAAATGATATGATGGAACGCGACAAGAACCGTTGCGGCATTATAATTTGGTCGGTTGCCAACGAAACTCCGCACAGTGATGCACGCGATAAGTTCCTTGCCGATCTTGCTGCTCAGGTTCGTGCAAAAGATAACACTCGCTTACTAAGCATGGCAATGGAAGTAACCGGAACAAATGGAAATGTAAGTCAGGTAAAAGATTACATGAGCAAGTATGTAGATATTATCAGTTTCAATAATTATTTGGGATGGTATGGCGGAACGCCGGAAGATTGCAAAACCCGCCAATGGGATATTCCGTACGACAAACCATTCTTCATCAGCGAATTCGGAGGAGGAGCATTGCAAGGCAAGCATGGCGACAAAACTGAACGTTGGACGGAAGAATATCAGGAAGAGCTTTATAAAAACACACTCGATATGTATAACCGTGTTGACGGATTTGCCGGAACTTCTCCTTGGATTTTGATGGATTTCCGCTCATCTCGTCGCCAGTTAAACGGTATTCAGGATTTCTTCAATCGCAAGGGAGTAATCTCTGAAAGAGGTATGAAAAAGAAAGCATTCTATGTGCTTCAGAACTTCTATAAGATGAAAAAAGAACAAGAACTGAAACATTAA
- a CDS encoding glycoside hydrolase family 43 protein has product MACVAFFSVQVGAVNKSFYPGKIWPDDKGVHINAHGGGTLYFQGKYYWFGEFKSEKTSSALVGVTCYSSSDLYNWKNQGIALSVEEDEKSDITKGCIIERPKVVYNKKTNKFVMWFHLELKGKGYAAARVGVAVSNKITGPYKFLRSFRSNPGIYPMNMTDEQKMLSLNTEDYKEWWTPQWYKAVDNGLFTKRDLKDGQMSRDMTIYVDDDGKAYHIYSSEENLTLQIAELTDDYLGHSGKYIRIFPSGHNEAPAIFKKDGVYWMITSGCTGWDPNEARMFSATNIWGPWKKYPNPCVGDDAKLTFHSQSTFIQKVEGKKDAYIFMADRWTPKHPIDARYIWLPILFENGKPVLKWYDQWNLSIFK; this is encoded by the coding sequence ATGGCTTGTGTAGCCTTTTTCAGTGTTCAGGTTGGTGCAGTAAATAAATCATTTTATCCGGGAAAGATATGGCCCGATGATAAAGGTGTTCATATTAATGCTCATGGAGGTGGAACTTTATATTTTCAGGGTAAGTATTATTGGTTTGGAGAGTTCAAAAGCGAAAAGACCAGTAGTGCTTTAGTTGGAGTAACCTGTTATTCTTCTTCCGATCTTTATAACTGGAAAAACCAGGGGATTGCTTTAAGTGTTGAAGAAGATGAGAAAAGTGATATAACAAAAGGTTGTATTATTGAACGTCCTAAGGTTGTATATAATAAGAAGACGAATAAGTTTGTGATGTGGTTTCACCTGGAACTTAAAGGAAAAGGATATGCTGCTGCACGGGTTGGTGTTGCTGTGAGCAATAAGATAACCGGACCATATAAGTTCCTTCGTTCGTTTCGTTCCAATCCCGGAATCTATCCAATGAATATGACGGATGAACAGAAGATGCTTTCTTTGAATACTGAAGATTATAAAGAGTGGTGGACTCCGCAATGGTACAAGGCTGTTGATAATGGCTTGTTTACAAAAAGAGATTTAAAGGATGGGCAGATGTCTCGTGATATGACAATTTACGTGGACGATGACGGAAAGGCTTACCATATTTACTCGTCTGAAGAGAATCTGACTCTTCAGATTGCCGAATTGACCGACGATTATTTAGGTCACTCCGGAAAATATATCCGAATTTTCCCTAGTGGACACAATGAAGCACCAGCAATATTCAAGAAAGATGGCGTGTACTGGATGATTACTTCTGGTTGTACCGGCTGGGATCCTAACGAGGCTCGTATGTTCTCTGCTACAAATATCTGGGGACCGTGGAAAAAGTATCCTAATCCTTGTGTGGGAGATGATGCTAAACTGACTTTCCATTCTCAAAGCACTTTTATTCAAAAGGTAGAGGGTAAGAAAGATGCTTATATCTTTATGGCCGACCGGTGGACGCCTAAACATCCTATCGATGCCCGTTATATATGGCTGCCCATTCTCTTTGAAAATGGCAAACCAGTTTTGAAATGGTATGACCAATGGAACCTCAGTATCTTTAAATAG
- a CDS encoding glycoside hydrolase family 16 protein, translating to MKKYNNTDMKMYKLLLLCLFVPTLAFGQKWKLVWSEEFNDKGKPNEKLWSFEKGFARNEELQWYQDKNAYCKKGVLVIEARREKVLNPEYKKGDANWKTSREYAEYTSSSINTQGKKEFLYGRVEVRAKIPTACGSWPAIWTLGKDKEWPSNGEVDLMEFYRINNVPSILANAAWGTNVRWKAKWDGSNKPLSHFTEKDADWASKFHIWRMDWDKDFIRLYLDDELLNEVDLSKTINADGSNAFHQPQYLLLNLAIGRNGGDPSQTKFPLTYEIDYVRIYQQK from the coding sequence ATGAAAAAGTATAATAATACAGATATGAAAATGTATAAACTTTTATTGCTATGCCTTTTTGTTCCAACTTTAGCTTTTGGACAAAAGTGGAAGCTGGTATGGAGCGAAGAATTTAATGATAAAGGAAAGCCCAATGAAAAATTATGGAGCTTTGAGAAAGGATTTGCCCGTAATGAAGAGTTACAGTGGTATCAGGATAAAAACGCATATTGCAAAAAAGGTGTTTTAGTTATAGAAGCACGTAGAGAAAAAGTCCTGAATCCTGAATATAAGAAAGGTGATGCAAACTGGAAAACGTCAAGAGAGTATGCAGAATATACATCTTCTTCTATAAATACCCAGGGTAAAAAGGAATTCTTATACGGACGTGTTGAGGTTAGAGCCAAAATACCTACAGCATGCGGATCATGGCCTGCAATCTGGACTTTAGGCAAAGATAAGGAATGGCCGTCAAACGGTGAAGTTGACTTGATGGAATTTTATCGAATAAACAATGTTCCTTCAATATTGGCCAATGCTGCGTGGGGAACAAATGTAAGATGGAAAGCTAAGTGGGATGGTTCGAATAAACCCTTGAGCCATTTTACAGAAAAAGATGCTGATTGGGCAAGTAAATTTCATATCTGGCGTATGGATTGGGATAAAGATTTTATCCGGTTGTATCTTGATGATGAATTATTGAACGAGGTTGATCTTTCTAAAACGATCAATGCGGATGGTAGTAATGCGTTTCATCAACCGCAATATTTGCTTTTGAATCTTGCAATAGGACGTAATGGGGGAGATCCTTCTCAAACAAAATTTCCATTAACCTATGAGATAGATTACGTGCGGATTTATCAGCAAAAATAG
- a CDS encoding family 16 glycosylhydrolase: MAAIVSTFSACSDNDNLATDNVDTSLLCLKQSADCWNGSDAAISMKIASSEKKDTVVNLNLALYQNRVADKDVNVDLMIDKDSLATLISNAEKGSLYEKAQLLPDSYYELSSNQLSMKAGEKEGSSLTVTIHKDKLLADDIVRRNGKFVLPVKIQNSTSYTINKKVNSLMLVFKFADFDETKPDPAMPESEKDGMQLIWSDEFNSNSAPDSNNWTFEKGFVRNEELQWYQSDNAQCKDGALVITGKKERVLNPNYVAGSSSWKTSRQYAEYTSTSMTTHSKFDFQYGRLEVRAKIPTGKGAWPAIWTLGNWYDWPSCGEIDLLEYYLIGGEPYILANTAWGTDKAWTAQWNSIKTKFSDFTAKDPDWAKKYHVWRMDWNEDEIDLYVDDVLYNTTKQSQTQNGSAANYTWPFKQKQYILLNLAIGANGGTPADDVFPMQYMIDYVRVYQKKL; encoded by the coding sequence ATGGCTGCGATAGTATCTACATTTTCTGCATGCAGTGACAATGATAACCTTGCAACAGATAATGTAGATACATCATTGCTTTGTTTGAAACAATCTGCCGATTGTTGGAATGGTTCCGATGCTGCCATATCAATGAAAATTGCCTCTTCTGAGAAAAAAGATACAGTTGTTAATTTGAATCTTGCGTTGTATCAGAATAGAGTTGCCGATAAGGATGTTAATGTTGACCTGATGATTGATAAGGATTCATTAGCCACTTTAATAAGTAATGCAGAGAAAGGCAGCTTGTATGAAAAGGCGCAACTTCTACCAGACAGTTATTACGAATTATCGTCTAATCAGCTTTCAATGAAAGCCGGCGAAAAAGAAGGTTCTTCCTTGACTGTAACCATTCATAAAGATAAATTGCTGGCTGATGATATTGTAAGAAGAAACGGAAAATTTGTTTTGCCGGTTAAGATTCAGAACTCAACTTCTTATACAATAAATAAGAAAGTAAATTCTTTAATGCTGGTATTTAAGTTTGCCGATTTCGATGAAACAAAACCAGATCCGGCTATGCCTGAGAGTGAGAAGGATGGCATGCAACTGATTTGGAGTGATGAATTTAATTCTAACAGTGCTCCTGATTCAAATAACTGGACTTTTGAAAAAGGCTTTGTTCGTAATGAAGAACTGCAATGGTATCAGTCGGATAATGCTCAATGTAAAGATGGTGCTTTAGTAATTACAGGAAAAAAAGAAAGAGTGCTGAATCCTAATTATGTGGCAGGTAGTTCCAGTTGGAAAACAAGTCGCCAATATGCAGAGTACACTTCTACTTCGATGACTACTCACAGTAAGTTCGATTTCCAATACGGACGTCTGGAAGTAAGAGCAAAGATTCCGACAGGGAAAGGTGCCTGGCCGGCAATATGGACACTTGGAAATTGGTACGATTGGCCATCATGCGGTGAAATTGATTTGCTGGAATATTATCTGATAGGTGGTGAACCTTATATCCTAGCTAATACAGCATGGGGAACAGATAAAGCATGGACTGCCCAGTGGAATTCAATAAAGACAAAGTTCTCTGATTTTACAGCTAAGGATCCTGATTGGGCAAAGAAATACCACGTTTGGCGTATGGATTGGAATGAAGATGAAATAGATCTATATGTAGATGATGTTTTGTATAATACCACAAAACAGTCTCAAACACAGAATGGATCTGCTGCAAATTACACATGGCCATTTAAGCAAAAGCAATATATATTGTTAAACCTGGCTATTGGTGCTAATGGGGGCACACCTGCTGATGATGTTTTTCCTATGCAATATATGATTGATTATGTTCGGGTATATCAAAAGAAATTGTGA
- a CDS encoding discoidin domain-containing protein translates to MKLKFIYSLAVIFLLLMNACDDKIEQFELVGYTSVPASIDAKTVQPEALPGQIKLKWQAPAGDFAYLQIKYYDPLQKKDVYKIASKGTTEMLISNTRARYGAYKFYFQTFNSAKEGGDINIVEATSGAAPSVTTVAEKTKITLTDTQLSTNAQEPSEGPIKNLLDGNSGTFFHTRWSSPQIPLPQYIQINLNEAHENFLIYYMNRNNSGTSARPSSVELQISNDGQNWETVTTLSGLPSAASSEYTSSYVAPGKKFTYFRFNVIATTGNTKYFNMAEFAIYDVKLNVFNPETDEKD, encoded by the coding sequence ATGAAACTAAAATTTATATATTCATTAGCAGTAATTTTTCTTCTGCTAATGAATGCATGTGATGATAAAATTGAGCAATTTGAATTAGTTGGGTATACCAGTGTTCCTGCTTCTATTGATGCTAAAACAGTTCAGCCGGAGGCATTACCTGGACAAATAAAACTTAAATGGCAGGCTCCAGCTGGAGATTTTGCTTATTTGCAGATAAAATATTATGATCCGTTACAAAAGAAGGATGTATATAAAATAGCATCGAAAGGTACTACCGAGATGCTTATTAGTAATACAAGAGCCCGTTATGGAGCATATAAATTTTATTTCCAGACGTTTAATTCAGCAAAAGAAGGTGGAGATATAAATATTGTTGAGGCAACTTCTGGAGCAGCTCCGTCAGTTACTACTGTTGCTGAAAAGACAAAAATAACTCTTACCGACACTCAATTAAGTACTAATGCGCAGGAACCATCAGAGGGTCCAATAAAGAATCTTCTTGACGGAAATTCAGGAACTTTCTTCCATACAAGATGGAGCTCTCCTCAAATTCCATTGCCTCAATATATCCAGATAAACTTAAATGAGGCTCATGAAAACTTTTTGATTTATTACATGAATCGAAACAATTCGGGAACATCTGCAAGACCAAGTAGTGTTGAATTACAGATAAGCAATGATGGTCAGAATTGGGAAACTGTAACAACCCTTTCTGGTTTGCCAAGTGCTGCAAGTTCAGAGTATACATCAAGCTATGTTGCTCCAGGTAAAAAGTTTACCTATTTCCGTTTTAATGTAATTGCTACCACTGGAAATACTAAGTATTTCAATATGGCAGAATTTGCAATATACGATGTAAAACTGAATGTATTTAATCCTGAAACAGACGAAAAGGATTAG